Below is a genomic region from Burkholderia pyrrocinia.
ATGCGCCTGCGCGCGTTCGGCCACGTGCCGCGCGCGGCCGGCAAGCACTGGATCGAATTCCCGACCAACGACTGCTGGGCGTTCGCGAAAGCGGGCTGACCCGATCGCGGCGGCCCGCGCGCCGCCGCGCCTGCACGTCGCGCACATCGCGCGCATTGCGCCATGCGATGACCTGCAGGTCCGGCGGACGTCTTCCGGCGTCCGCCGCGGCCCGTTGCGCGCCGCACCTGTTTCACCCAACCCACAAGAACCAAGGAGACACCGTCAATGAAGTCACGTGCAGAACGTTCGATTCGCACAGTAGTCCTCACGGGATCGGCCGCCGCGGCCTGCATCGCCGCGCCCGCCGCGCACGCGCAGTCGTCGGTCACGATGTACGGGATCATGGACGCCGGCATCGAATACACGAGCCACGCGGCGCCGGAGGGCGGCAGCGCGGTCAAGCTGAAGTCGGGCAACAAGAACACGTCGCGCTGGGGCCTGCGCGGCGTCGAGGATCTCGGCGGCGGGCTGAAGGCCGTGTTCCGCCTCGAAAGCGGGATCGACCTCGCGAACGGCGCGCTCGACGACGGCCCCGACTCGATCTTCGCGCGCCGCGCGACGGTCGGCCTGAAAAGCAAATGGGGCGAACTGACGCTCGGCCGCAACTACACCGTCACCTACGACTACATGCTGCCGTTCGACCCGATGGGTTACGCTCAGAACTACTCGTGGGCCTCGGCGTCGACGGCGACGGGCGGCCGCAAGGACGGCATGTTCACGCGCTCGTCGAACGCGGTGCGCTACGACGGCGAATTCAGCGGCTTCAAGTTCGGCGCGCTGTACGGCTTCGGCAACGTGCCGGGCAGCGTGAAGACCAGCTCCAAATACGATTTCGCGGTCGGCTACGAGAAAGGCCCGTTCGCGGCGGTGGTCACGTTCGACCGGCAGAACGGCGCGGCCGACAGCGTCACGCCGGCCGATACGGTCAACTACATCCAGGGCATCCACGCGGGCCTGAGCTACGACTTCGGCAACCTGAAGACGATGGCGGGTTACCGCAATTACAAACGCACGTTCCGAACCACTGCGGCAAACCAGTTGAGCGACATGTATTGGGTCGGCGGGTCGTACCAGTTCACGCCGACGTTCTCGCTGATCGCGGCCGTCTATCACCAGAACATCAAGGGCGGCACGGACGCCGATCCGACGCTGGTGTCGCTGCGCGCGAACTACGCGCTGTCGAAGCGCACGGTGCTGTATGCGGCCGGCGCGTTCGCGATCGCGAAGCACGACCAGAAGGTCGGCGTGTCGCGCGACTTCAACGGGTACGGCACGACGCAGGTCGGCGTGACGGCGGGGATTCAGCAACGGTTCTGAGCCTGATGCGGCGGGTGGCGACGGGGGTTGTTTGCCTTCGGCCGCCCGCCCTTCCTTGCCCAACGCTCGGCGGCACGGCGGCGAATGAACGGTTGTAGCCCGCGCCGCACATCCATCGCGCCGCATCCGGTGCACCGCGGCCCGGTCGTCGCCTCAGTCGCCTCAGTCGCCGCGCATCGTGAACACCGGGCGCACGAGACTGCTTGTATCGCCCCAGTGTTCGCCGACAGACGACAGCGGCACGATGCGCGTCTCGATCGTCAGCCGCGCCGGCCCGGCCGCGTCGAACACGCCGCGCACCGAATCCAGCAAGCGCGGCAGCGACACGCTGCCGAGGCCGCTGCCCATCAATTCGATTGCGGTTGCGCGCAGCACCGCGCCCGGCAGCAACACGTCCGCGCCGCCGATCGAGCCGATCTGCACGAAACGCAACCGGCGGCCATCGGGCGTCGCCTTCGCCGCGGCAACCAGCAGCGTCTGCGCGCTGATACCCCACAGATAGTCGAGCACGACGTCCACGCCGGCGCGGAAATGCGGTTCCAGCGCACGCGCCAGATGCGCTTCGTCCTGCTGTAGCGACACGACGGCGTCCGCGCCCGCATTCAGCAATGCCTGCAGCGCGGCCGCGTTGCGGCCCGTCGCAATCACCTTCGCGGCGCCGAGATGCTTCGCAATCCGCACCGCCAGCCGCCCCGACGTACCCGTCGCGCCGTTGACGAGCACCGTCTCGCCCGCGACGAGCCGCGCGCGTTCGGTCAGCGCGGCCCACGACGACATCCCGGGAATCGCGATCGCCGCGGCCGTGACGTCGTCGAGCCCGTCCGGCAGCAGCACGCACTGCGTGTCGGGCGCGATCGTGCGCTCGGCCATCGCGCCGAACGGCGCGGGGACGCCGAAGAAATAGACGCGCTGCCCGTCGTCGCGGCGGCCGACGCCGTCGACGCCAACGACGAGCGGATAACCTCCGTCCGACGAATAATGCGTGCCGGACGCACGCGCCTGCGCGATCCGGCTCAGCGCGGACGCCGTCACGTCGATCAGGCTGTGGCCCGGCATCGCGCGCGGCGGTTCGAATTCCATATGAACGGGACGCTCGCCGGCGCCCGTCACGACTGCAGCTTTCATGGTGACTCCTTGAATCGGGGATCTCGATCGACGGTTCCGGCGGACGTCAGCGCGCATCGAGCCACGCGCGCAGCGCGGGATCGCGCACTTCCAGCACGTCGAACAGGCCGAGCGCGCGCAGCGCGGGCAACGCATCGATCGTGTCGGCTTCCGCGCGTGCCCGGTCGGCGGGCGTGGCGTCGGGATCGGTCAGCACACGCGCGTTGACCAGAAACGCACCGATGGTGCCCTTGCGGATCGTCGTTCCGCCGGCGTCGATCCGGTCGGCATGGTCGGGAAGCATCTGTTCGGCTCGCATCGCGTCGTACTCCGGTTGTCATCGATGACGCAGTGTAGGCGTGCGAGACCGGCCGATCTCCGGTATAACAGCCATTCGATACCGCTATCCGGCCATGTCCGATCCACTCCTGCCCGCCCGATTCATCACGTCCGACGACGGCCCGTTCGTCGTCGCCGCCGTCCTGTCGCAACGCGACCCGCGCGTGACCGCGCCGCACGCGCATGCGCGCGGCCAGCTTGTCGGCGCGCTGAGCGGGTTGCTGACGATCGGTCTCGACGACCAGGACTGGGTCGTGCCGGCGATCCACGCGATCTGGATTCCGCCGCATTGCCGGCATTCGCTGCGTTCGTTCGGGCCGATTTCCGGCTGGTCGGCGTTCGTCGCCGAAGCGCGTTGCGCGGCGCTGCCGGACACGCCGCGCGCGATCCGTGCGTCGCCGCTGCTGCGCGAAGCCGTGCAGCGCGCCGCAAGCTGGGACGATGCGGAACTGAACGACGCGCAGACGCGGATCGCCGACGTGATCCTCGACGAAATCGCCGCGTCGAAAGTCGAATCGCTGAGTCTCGCGCGGCCGCGCGACGCGCGGCTCGTGCGTATCACCGACGCGCTGGCCACGAACCTCGCGGACAACCGGCGGCTGGAGGAATGGGCCGAATGGGCCGGCATCAGTGCACGGACGATGAGCCGCCGCTTCGTCGCCGAGACGGGGCTGACGTTCGCGCAATGGCGTCAGCAGGCAAGGCTGCTGCGTGCGCTGGAGAAAATCGCGGATGGCGTGTCGGTGACGACGATCGCGCTCGATCTCGGGTACGACAACGTGAGCGCGTTCATCGACATGTTCCGGCGCGCGCTGGGGACGACGCCGGGGCGGTATTTGACGTCCTCATCCGCCTAAAGGCAGGTGATTCCCACGACTGGCGATGCACGTCCGCATCGGAGAATGTTCAACGCAGCGTTGGTATCACGATCATGCAAGACACCACATTCACTGCAAGCCCACTCTCTTATTCGCAGCCCCGCGATACCTTTCGGCCGCGTCGTGCTGTCTTTCGACCCGCACGCCGAACAGGACTGGGTAGAACCGCTTTCGTCCACTTCCTCGAACGTGGCTCCGTGCGCTATCGCTTTGTAACGGAGCTTGTGGCGGAAGGACGACCAGGATACGTCGTTGACGCTTTTCGCCATCCTGGTTTTGGTGAGACCGACGGCCGAAACGTTGCCGACCGCGAGGTAATCGAAGCGCCGCACCAGGGCGAGCGCGAGCTTGTGCTGGAAATCGGCGCGGGCATTCGCCACCTTCGCATGCAGTTTCGCGATATGGCGCTTGTGCTTTCGCGCCCGTTGGGCTTTCGCCAGCTTTTCGGCCGCGCGCAGGCTGAACCGGTCGTTGGGCACCTTCTCGCCGGTCGAAAGTGTGGCGAAGTCTTTCAGACCGAGATCGATACCGACGCCGGAACGGATCGGTCGGGCTGGAACATCAGGCATCTCAATCACGATGTTGAGAAACCAGTTGCCGCGCGCATCCCGTGCAAAGTTAGTGCCGTCTTTGATCTTCCCTTCGGGAAGCGGCCGGCTGTTGAACACACGAAAGGTGTTGCCGGCAAAGCGAAACGCATCGCCTTCTCGCTTCAGGTCACGGCCCTTCAGCGGCACCCAACCGAGCGATTTCCTACTGCGATAACGCAGGTAAGGACGTCGGCACTGGCTGCGCGACTTCGCGTATTGCTCGCACGTTGCGTTGACCGTGCCGGAGTGGATGCCAAGTTCTTTGCTAGTTCCCGCCGTAAGCCTGTTCAGATCGAAGCCCGTCGGCCACTTCTTGCTCCACTTGAGCGCGTGCTTCTGTGTGTCATTGCAGAAGTTCCAGACGTAATTCACCGCACGGCTCTGTTTGTTCAGGAGTCCGTTGAGCGACTTCACTCGGTAGCGGTAGACAATGATCATAACAATCACTCTACCGTTGGAATGACGCCTGTCAACGGCGCTCCTTTCCTCACCGCCCTGCGTCCTGAAGAAAGTGCCCTTACGGAAATGGACGTGTTTCTCAGAAAACCCGATGAACCCGATTGTGCAGTGGGTGAATCTCGTGATGCTGACTACGCCAGAAGACAGAGGCACGTGCGGCGCATTCAGTCAGTACCCTCTCTGACGGTCACGCAGACTTTCAATACGTGCCATCGCCCTTCTTCACTGCCTCGCCGCCCTTCCCCTTGAACTGCGCCGCGAGCCGCTCCGCACTCCTCGCCAGCAGCGTCGTATCGACCCCGACCGCGACGAACAGCGCACCTGCTTCCAGATACCGCCGCGCCGCCGCTTCATCCGCACTCAGCATGCCCGGCGCCTTGCCGGCTGCCTTGATCGTCCGGATCGCGCCGTCGATCGCGGCCTGCACGTCCGGGTGCCCCGGATTGCCGAGATGCCCGAGATCGGCAGCCAGATCGGCCGGCCCGATGAACACGCCATCGACGCCTTCGACGCGCGCAATCGCGTCGATCGCATCGAGCCCTGCACGCGTCTCGACCTGCACGAGCACGGCCATCCCGTCGTTCGCTCGATGCAGGTAGTCGCCGACGCGATTCCATCGCGACGCGCGCGCCAGCGCGCTGCCGACGCCGCGCATCCCGTGCGGCGGGTAACGCGTCGCGGCAACGGCCGCGCGCGCCTCATCGGCGCTCTGCACCATCGGCACCAGCAGCGTCTGCGCGCCGAGATCGAGCACCTGCTTGACGATCACCGGATCGTTCCACGGCACGCGCACGACCGGATGCGACGGATACGGCGCGATCGCCTGCAGTTGCGCGAGGATCGTCGGCACCGTGTTCGGCGCGTGCTCGCCGTCGATCAGCAGCCAGTCGAAACCGGCGCCCGCGACGACTTCGGCACTGTACGGATTCGCGAGGCCGAGCCACAGCCCGATCTGCGCATCGCCGCGCGCGAGCGCGGCCTTGAAGACATTCGAAGGAATCTGCATCGCTCGCTCACTCGAAGTAGCACTGGATCGTCCCGAGCGGGCCGTAGTCGACACTGAACGTATCACCCGGCCGCGCCGCGCACGGCCGCGTGAACGAGCCGCCGAGCACGATCTGCCCGGGTTCCAGCGCGACGTCGAAGCGCGACAGCCGGTTCGCGAGCCACGCGACGCCGTTCGCCGGATGGTTCAGCACGCCGGCCGCGACGCCCGTTTCCTCGACCACGCCGTTGCGCGACATGATCGCCGCGACCCAGCGCAGGTCGACGTCGTGCGGAGTCACCGGCCGCCCGCCGATCACGACACCCGCGTTCGCCGCGTTGTCGGCGATCGTGTCGAACACCTTGCGCGGCCGTTTCGTATCGGGGTCGATCGACTGGCTGCGCGCGTCGATGATCTCGAGCGCGGGCACCACATAGTCGACTGCGTCGTACACGTCGAAGATCGTGCAGTCCGGCCCCGAGAGCCGCTTGCCGAGCACGAACGCGAGTTCCACCTCGACGCGCGGCACGATGAAGCGGCCGGTCGGGATCGTGCCGCCATCCGCGAAGAACATGTCGTCGAGCAGCGCGCCGTAGTCGGGTTCGTCGATCTGCGACGTGTTCTGCATCGCCTTCGACGTGAGGCCGATCTTGTGTCCTTTCAGCGTGCGGCCTTCCGCGAGCTTGAGGGTCACCCACGCGCGCTGGATCGCATATGCGTCGTCGATCGTGATGTCGGGATGGTCGAGCGAGATCTGGCGGATCTGCTTGCGCTCGCGCTCGGCGTCGTGCAGACGCTGCGCGAGCTGGTCGATGATGGCGGGTTCGAGCATGGTCGGGTCGGGAATGGGGTTCAGCCGGCCCGCTTGTAGCGGGCGTGGATGTTGTTGTGCTTGTACGAGCCGCTTTCGCTGAACTCGGTCAGCTCCATCGACAGCGCGAGATAGCGTTTCGCGTACAGCTCGGCGAAATGCGCCTTGATCGCGTCGAACAGCGCGTCGCACGCGGCCTTCTTCGTGTCGTCGCTGCGGCCCGAGCCGATCTTCAGCGTCACGTGGACGAACGCGTCGTCCTCCGTGCCGTCGGCAACGCAGTAGTCCTGCAGCTCGATCGCGCGCGAGCGGATGCCGCCGGTCGGGAACACGCCGCCCTGCGCGATCAACGTGGCGTTGATCGTGCGCAGCAGCGCGGGGATGCGCGCGTCGTCGCGGATGTTCGCGGTGTATTCGACGACGATGTGGGGCATGGCAAATCTCCGGTCGGATGTCGTATGCGGGGCGGCAGCGTTCAGGGCAGCGGAAAGATCGCGTTGATCTGCCCGGTGCCCGAACTCGCGAAATAGTCGGTGACGATCTCGACGGGCTTGTCGTAACGATCCCATCCGAGCAGGCCGAGCAGCATCGCCGTGTCGTGCATGCCGCCTTCGCCGTGGCAATGCGTGTTGTACTCGGGCAGCATCGCGCAGAAGGTCTTGAAATCGCCCTGCTTCCACAGCTCGACCACGCGCAGGTCGACTTGCCTGAAGAACTCGCGGCTGATCTGGTGGATCGATTCCTCGGGGCTGCCGTTATCGTTGAAGCGGTGCGACAGCGAACCGCTCGCGAGGAACGCGACGTTCGAATCGCTTTTCTCGATCGCTTCGAGCAGCGCCTCGCCGAAGCGCCGGCTTTCGTCGAGCGTGTGCCACATGCACCAGCCGGCGATCGACACGACCTTGAAGTGCTGGTCGCCGTTCATGTAGCGCATCGGCACCAGCGTCCCGTATTCGAGTTCGAGGCTGTCGATCTCGTGTGCGCGCGTCGCGATCCCGCGTGCGCTGGCCGTCTCGGCGATCAGTTGGCCGAGCGCCGGGTTGCCCGGATACGCGTACTGCATGTCGCGGATGAAATGCGGCAGCTCGTTGCTCGTGTACGTGCCGGCGAACCGCGCGTTGCAGTTCACGTGATAACCCGCGTTGACGAGCCAGTGCACGTCCGACACGACGATCGTGTCGACGCCGAGCGCGCGGCAGCGCTCGCCGATCAGCTGATGGCCGCGGATCGCCGCTTCGCGGCAGCCGTGATGCCTGCCGGGCAATTCCGACAGGTACATCGACGGCACATGCGTGATCTTCGCGGCGAGGGACAGTTTGCCCATCGTTAAGTCTCCTGTCGGCTGGAGTTAGCGCTTTAGCGGTTACTCCAGCCCCATGCTTCGCGGTCGGCCGGAGTTAGCGCTTTAGCGGTTACTCCGGCCCCATGCTTCGCAGTCCCGCAGCCGGCATGCCGGCCAAGGGATCGTTCTTGCGGCGAAACGACCGGCGCCCGTTACACGCCCCAGCGCGGAATATGATGCGAACCCATCGAGATGCACACGTTCTTGATCTCCGCGAACACCTCGAAACTGTACTCGCCGCCCTCGCGCCCGGTGCCCGATTCCTTCACGCCGCCGAACGGCTGGCGCAGGTCGCGCACGTTCTGGCTGTTCACGAACACCATCCCGGCCTCGATGCCGCGCGCGAGGCGATGCACCTTGCCGACGTCCTGCGTCCAGATGTACGACGCGAGGCCGTACGACGTGTCGTTAGCGAGCCGCAGCCCTTCTTCCTCGTCCTCGAACGGGATCAGGCACGCGACCGGCCCGAAGATCTCTTCCTGCGCGATGCGCATCCGGTTGTCGACGTCGGCGAACACGGTCGGCCGCACGAAGTTGCCGTTGCGCAAATGGTCGGGCAAGCCCGCCGGCTTGTCCGCGCCGCCCGCGACCACGCGCGCGCCTTCCTGCTCGCCGATGCGGATATAACCCGTCACCTTCTCCCAGTGCTGGCGCGTGATCATCGCGCCGAGCTGCGTGGCCGGATCGGACGGATCGCCGACCACCAGGTTGTTCGCACGGCGCGCGAATTCCTGCACGAAGCGGTCGTAGATCGTGCGCTGCACGAAGATCCGCGAGCCCGCAGTGCAGCGTTCGCCGTTGATCGAGAAGATCGTGAACAGCGACGCATCGAGCGCGCGGTCGAAATCCGCGTCGTCGAAGATCAGCACCGGCGACTTGCCGCCGAGCTCCATCGAATACTTCTTGAGGCCCGCGCGCTCCATGATCCGCTTGCCCGTGACGGTGCCGCCCGTAAACGACACCGCACGCACGTCCGGATGCCGCACGAGCGCGTCGCCGGCGGTTGCACCATAGCCCTGCACGACGTTCAGCACGCCGGGCGGGATCCCGGCTTCGAGCGCGAGCCGGCCGAGCTGGTCGGCCGTCAGCGGCGACAGCTCCGACATCTTCAGCACGGCCGTGTTGCCGAGCGCGAGGCACGGCGCCGTCTTCCATGTGGCCGTCATGAACGGCACGTTCCACGGCGACACCAGCGCGCACACGCCGACCGGCTGGTACAGCGTGTAGTTCAGCATCTGGTCGTCGACCGGATAGGTGCGGCCATTCATCTGCACGCACACTTCCGCGAAGAAATTGAAGTTCTCGGATGCCCGCGGGATGAGCTGCTTGCTCGTCTGCGCGATCGGCAGGCCGGTGTCCTGCGTCTCCAGCGCCGCGAGCATCGGCACGTTCTTCTCGATCAGCTCGCCAAGCTTGCGCATCAGCTTCGCGCGCTCCTTCGCGGGCGTGTTCGCCCATTTCGGGAACGCTTCCTTCGCCGCGCGCACGGCCGCGTCGACTTCGGCCTCGCCGGCCGACGCGACGTCGGTGATCACGTCGCCCGTCGCGGGATTCAGCGTCGTGAAGGTCTCGCGGCTCTCGACTTCGCGGCCGTCGATCCAGTGCTTGATGGTCATGTGCTCTCCTTCCTTGGGCGACGGGCTCAGCCGGCGCGATAGTAGTCTGCTTCGCCGACGATCGTGTTCACGAGCCGGCCGATCCCTTCGATTTCGGTCACGACCTCGTCGCCCGGCTGCGTGTCCGCCAGCCCCTCGGGCGTGCCGGTCAGGATCAGGTCGCCCGGCGAGAGCGTCATGAAGCTGCTGATGTGCTCGATCAGCGCCGGCACGTCGAAGATCATGTCGCGCGTGCTGCCGCGCTGCGTCTCCCGGCCGTTCACCGTCGTACGCAGCGTCAGGTCGCCCGCGTCGCCGATCTCGTCGCGGCTGACGAACCACGGCCCGAGCGGCGTGCAGGTGTCGCGGTTCTTGACGCGCAGGTTCGGGCGGTAATAGTTCTCGAGATAGTCTCGGATCGCGTAGTCGTTCGCGACCGTGTAGCCGGCCACGTAGTCGATCGCCTGCGCGCGGCTCACGTTGCGCGCGGGCCGGCCGATCACGACGGCCAGTTCGCACTCGTAGTGCATGTGCGTCGCGTCCGCCGGGCGCACGGTACGCGACCGGTGGCCGACGAACGTGTTCGGCCCCTTCAGGAAGATCAGCGGCTCGCTCGGCGCCTTGAACGCGAGTTCCTTCGCGTGGTCGGCGTAGTTGAGGCCGAGCGCGAACGTCGTGCGCGGCGCGACGGGCGGCAGCCATGCGACCGCCTCCTCGGCGACCACGCGCCCCGTGTCGAGGCGGATCGCACCGTCGCCGGCCGGCTCGGCCGCATGCAGTGCGCCGTTGTAGATCACGCGCGCCGTCTTCATCGTGTTTCCTCCGCAATCAGCGTGTGCCGCAGCGTGCCGATGCCGGCGGCGGCGATCTCGATCGTGCTGCCCGCGCGGGCGCGCGGTGCGCCGCCCGCGACGCCGAGCAGCAGCACATCGCCCGCGTCGAACGACATGAACGCGGTCACGTCGGCGATCAGTTCGCGCACCGGGCGAATCAGCGTCGAAGTCGACGCCGATGCGGCCACCTCGCCGTCGATCCGCACGGTCAGTGCGAGCGCGTCGACATCGGCCAGCGCAGCGGCCGGTACGATCGCCGGCCCCAGCGGGCAGAAACCGTCACGGCACTTGAAGCGTACGGCCGGACGGTAGTAATCGGGATGTGGCACCGACACGTCGCTCGCGAGCGTGAAGCCGTGCACGTAGTCGAGCGCCTGCGCGGCCGGCACGCGCGTGGCGCGCCGGGAAAACACGACGGCCACCGACGCGCCGATCTCCAGCGCATCGACGCCGGCCGGCACGACGACGGCCGCGCCGTCGGCCGCATGCGTGTTGGCCGGCTTGATGTAAAGGATCGGTGCCTGCGGCGGGCGGCCGTAAGGCGGCGCGTTCACCGCATCGCCGAGCGCGTCGAGCGCCGCTCGCTCGTTGAGCAGCGCACCGTAGACGGTACCGATGGCGACCGGCAACGGCGGCGCCGCGGCGGTCGTGCAAGACAGCTCCATGCGTCATTCCCCTGCCGCGCGTCGCGGCGCATCGTCAATAGTTAATATCTTAAGTAAACAATCGGGTGCTGGCAACCTCGATTACCCTGATACGCGAAATTCACCACCTTCGGCTGTTAAGATTGATGCGTCCCCGTCCACTGCCCACCCCGATGAACCGTACGCTCGACCATCGCAACCTGGCCATGCTGCTGCTCGAGGCCCGCGAAACGCTGATGGGCCTGTTTCGCCCCATTCTCAAGGAATTCGCGCTGACCGAACAGCAATGGCGGATCATCCGCGTGCTTGACGGCGAACCGTCTCATGCACTCGAAGCGGGACAGATCGCGCGGCGCTGCTGCATCCTGAGCCCGAGCCTCACGGGCGTGCTGGAACGGATGGAGCGCGACGGACTGATCACGCGCACGCGCGCGCAGGAGGATCAGCGCCGGCTGCTGGTCAGCCTGACGCCGCAAAGCAGGAAACTCGTCACGGAAATCGGTCCGCGCATCGACGAGCAATACCGGCAGCTCGAATCGCGCTTCGGCCAGGACGGCCTCGAAGACATCTACCGCGCGCTCGACCGGCTCATCGAACTCGGCGGCAACGCATGATGATGGTGCCCGTTCCCGCCAGCAGCGGGAACGGGCACCGGTACAGCGCGGGCGGTCAGTGCAGCGCGCCGCGCATCAGCTCGGTCACGGCGACGCCGCGCGACGTGCGCATGCATTCCTCGACGTAATCGATGAACGGCAACGGCTCGAAATCGATTTCGTCGCGCACGCGGCGGTTGTCGAACACGCGATCGACCGTCGCGAATTCCCCGCAACGCTGCAGCGCCCGGCCGATCACGCGCTCGAGCGCCGGATCGGGCCGCCCGAGCACGTCGCGCACCACGAGCGGCAGCTCGGCCGGCGCGCACGCCGCGTAGCGCGGCGCCCCCGTCATCCCCGCCGCCTCGTCCATCGCGCGCACGATCTGCGCGACCTGCGGCGCCTCGTCGCCGGCCGACACGTGATAGAGATCGTGCGCGAGCGTCGGCTTGACGGCCAGCAGCATCGTCGCGCGCGCCACGTCGTCCACCGACACGATGTCGATGCGCGTCATCGGCCGCGCGGTGAAGCGGCGCGCGGCATGCGCAAGCCGGAACATCCAGAACGAATTCGGCGCGGGCCGCGTACCGAGCACCGTGTGGCCGACGACGTGCGACGGCCGCACGACGACGAGCGGCAGCCCGAGCGCGCGCAGGCGCTGCTCCGTTTCCGCCTTCGCATGCAGGTAGTCGGCCGCGAGCACTGCGCCCGGCAGCCCTTCGCCGTCTTGCGCGACCTCGTTCGCCGCGGCTCCCGCCGCTTCTTCGTGCACGATGCCGCCGCGGC
It encodes:
- a CDS encoding AraC family transcriptional regulator, with the protein product MSDPLLPARFITSDDGPFVVAAVLSQRDPRVTAPHAHARGQLVGALSGLLTIGLDDQDWVVPAIHAIWIPPHCRHSLRSFGPISGWSAFVAEARCAALPDTPRAIRASPLLREAVQRAASWDDAELNDAQTRIADVILDEIAASKVESLSLARPRDARLVRITDALATNLADNRRLEEWAEWAGISARTMSRRFVAETGLTFAQWRQQARLLRALEKIADGVSVTTIALDLGYDNVSAFIDMFRRALGTTPGRYLTSSSA
- a CDS encoding RNA-guided endonuclease InsQ/TnpB family protein, which produces MIIVYRYRVKSLNGLLNKQSRAVNYVWNFCNDTQKHALKWSKKWPTGFDLNRLTAGTSKELGIHSGTVNATCEQYAKSRSQCRRPYLRYRSRKSLGWVPLKGRDLKREGDAFRFAGNTFRVFNSRPLPEGKIKDGTNFARDARGNWFLNIVIEMPDVPARPIRSGVGIDLGLKDFATLSTGEKVPNDRFSLRAAEKLAKAQRARKHKRHIAKLHAKVANARADFQHKLALALVRRFDYLAVGNVSAVGLTKTRMAKSVNDVSWSSFRHKLRYKAIAHGATFEEVDESGSTQSCSACGSKDSTTRPKGIAGLRIREWACSECGVLHDRDTNAALNILRCGRASPVVGITCL
- a CDS encoding porin — its product is MKSRAERSIRTVVLTGSAAAACIAAPAAHAQSSVTMYGIMDAGIEYTSHAAPEGGSAVKLKSGNKNTSRWGLRGVEDLGGGLKAVFRLESGIDLANGALDDGPDSIFARRATVGLKSKWGELTLGRNYTVTYDYMLPFDPMGYAQNYSWASASTATGGRKDGMFTRSSNAVRYDGEFSGFKFGALYGFGNVPGSVKTSSKYDFAVGYEKGPFAAVVTFDRQNGAADSVTPADTVNYIQGIHAGLSYDFGNLKTMAGYRNYKRTFRTTAANQLSDMYWVGGSYQFTPTFSLIAAVYHQNIKGGTDADPTLVSLRANYALSKRTVLYAAGAFAIAKHDQKVGVSRDFNGYGTTQVGVTAGIQQRF
- a CDS encoding 5-carboxymethyl-2-hydroxymuconate Delta-isomerase, with translation MPHIVVEYTANIRDDARIPALLRTINATLIAQGGVFPTGGIRSRAIELQDYCVADGTEDDAFVHVTLKIGSGRSDDTKKAACDALFDAIKAHFAELYAKRYLALSMELTEFSESGSYKHNNIHARYKRAG
- the hpaD gene encoding 3,4-dihydroxyphenylacetate 2,3-dioxygenase; protein product: MGKLSLAAKITHVPSMYLSELPGRHHGCREAAIRGHQLIGERCRALGVDTIVVSDVHWLVNAGYHVNCNARFAGTYTSNELPHFIRDMQYAYPGNPALGQLIAETASARGIATRAHEIDSLELEYGTLVPMRYMNGDQHFKVVSIAGWCMWHTLDESRRFGEALLEAIEKSDSNVAFLASGSLSHRFNDNGSPEESIHQISREFFRQVDLRVVELWKQGDFKTFCAMLPEYNTHCHGEGGMHDTAMLLGLLGWDRYDKPVEIVTDYFASSGTGQINAIFPLP
- a CDS encoding quinone oxidoreductase family protein, with product MKAAVVTGAGERPVHMEFEPPRAMPGHSLIDVTASALSRIAQARASGTHYSSDGGYPLVVGVDGVGRRDDGQRVYFFGVPAPFGAMAERTIAPDTQCVLLPDGLDDVTAAAIAIPGMSSWAALTERARLVAGETVLVNGATGTSGRLAVRIAKHLGAAKVIATGRNAAALQALLNAGADAVVSLQQDEAHLARALEPHFRAGVDVVLDYLWGISAQTLLVAAAKATPDGRRLRFVQIGSIGGADVLLPGAVLRATAIELMGSGLGSVSLPRLLDSVRGVFDAAGPARLTIETRIVPLSSVGEHWGDTSSLVRPVFTMRGD
- a CDS encoding fumarylacetoacetate hydrolase family protein, whose product is MKTARVIYNGALHAAEPAGDGAIRLDTGRVVAEEAVAWLPPVAPRTTFALGLNYADHAKELAFKAPSEPLIFLKGPNTFVGHRSRTVRPADATHMHYECELAVVIGRPARNVSRAQAIDYVAGYTVANDYAIRDYLENYYRPNLRVKNRDTCTPLGPWFVSRDEIGDAGDLTLRTTVNGRETQRGSTRDMIFDVPALIEHISSFMTLSPGDLILTGTPEGLADTQPGDEVVTEIEGIGRLVNTIVGEADYYRAG
- the hpaH gene encoding 2-oxo-hept-4-ene-1,7-dioate hydratase; the protein is MLEPAIIDQLAQRLHDAERERKQIRQISLDHPDITIDDAYAIQRAWVTLKLAEGRTLKGHKIGLTSKAMQNTSQIDEPDYGALLDDMFFADGGTIPTGRFIVPRVEVELAFVLGKRLSGPDCTIFDVYDAVDYVVPALEIIDARSQSIDPDTKRPRKVFDTIADNAANAGVVIGGRPVTPHDVDLRWVAAIMSRNGVVEETGVAAGVLNHPANGVAWLANRLSRFDVALEPGQIVLGGSFTRPCAARPGDTFSVDYGPLGTIQCYFE
- the hpaE gene encoding 5-carboxymethyl-2-hydroxymuconate semialdehyde dehydrogenase yields the protein MTIKHWIDGREVESRETFTTLNPATGDVITDVASAGEAEVDAAVRAAKEAFPKWANTPAKERAKLMRKLGELIEKNVPMLAALETQDTGLPIAQTSKQLIPRASENFNFFAEVCVQMNGRTYPVDDQMLNYTLYQPVGVCALVSPWNVPFMTATWKTAPCLALGNTAVLKMSELSPLTADQLGRLALEAGIPPGVLNVVQGYGATAGDALVRHPDVRAVSFTGGTVTGKRIMERAGLKKYSMELGGKSPVLIFDDADFDRALDASLFTIFSINGERCTAGSRIFVQRTIYDRFVQEFARRANNLVVGDPSDPATQLGAMITRQHWEKVTGYIRIGEQEGARVVAGGADKPAGLPDHLRNGNFVRPTVFADVDNRMRIAQEEIFGPVACLIPFEDEEEGLRLANDTSYGLASYIWTQDVGKVHRLARGIEAGMVFVNSQNVRDLRQPFGGVKESGTGREGGEYSFEVFAEIKNVCISMGSHHIPRWGV
- the hpaI gene encoding 4-hydroxy-2-oxoheptanedioate aldolase; translated protein: MQIPSNVFKAALARGDAQIGLWLGLANPYSAEVVAGAGFDWLLIDGEHAPNTVPTILAQLQAIAPYPSHPVVRVPWNDPVIVKQVLDLGAQTLLVPMVQSADEARAAVAATRYPPHGMRGVGSALARASRWNRVGDYLHRANDGMAVLVQVETRAGLDAIDAIARVEGVDGVFIGPADLAADLGHLGNPGHPDVQAAIDGAIRTIKAAGKAPGMLSADEAAARRYLEAGALFVAVGVDTTLLARSAERLAAQFKGKGGEAVKKGDGTY